A single genomic interval of Mucilaginibacter robiniae harbors:
- a CDS encoding 3-deoxy-D-manno-octulosonic acid transferase, giving the protein MLVLYNIGVQLYYFIAKIASIWNTKAKRWLNGRQEQKVTDFQQSIWFHFASLGEFEQGRPVLEATRKQYSSYKIVVTFFSPSGYEIRKNTPLADAVYYLPLDTASNARQFIHAIKPAAAVFTKYEYWYHFFNELHRQQIPLYVISAIFRPQQVFFKWYGSLHRQILTKVTHFFTQNQASEQLLAALNLHNVTVSGDTRFDRVWANALHPRTLPEIEAFKNDKPVFIAGSTWPQDEELIAGLVKQHTNWQFIIAPHEIHAAQINKLISLLPAGTVIKFSEIANYPTSISEKQVLIIDNIGMLSALYQYGSIAYIGGGFGAGIHNTLEAAAFGLPVIFGSNYAKFKEAHDLIEQKAGFSIRNNDELQDVVDRLIQHPEILQEAGQAAHYYTENHIGATDTIMRQIRLKT; this is encoded by the coding sequence ATGCTGGTATTATACAACATTGGTGTACAACTTTATTACTTCATCGCGAAAATTGCATCAATTTGGAATACCAAAGCTAAACGCTGGCTAAACGGAAGACAAGAGCAAAAAGTTACAGATTTTCAGCAGAGTATATGGTTCCATTTTGCCTCTTTAGGCGAGTTTGAACAGGGGCGGCCAGTACTGGAAGCTACCCGTAAGCAATATAGCAGTTATAAAATTGTGGTAACCTTCTTTTCTCCATCGGGATATGAAATTCGCAAGAATACGCCACTGGCTGATGCTGTTTACTACCTGCCACTGGATACCGCAAGTAATGCCCGCCAGTTTATTCATGCGATAAAGCCGGCTGCTGCTGTTTTTACCAAATATGAGTACTGGTACCATTTCTTTAATGAACTACACCGGCAGCAAATTCCCTTATATGTTATATCAGCTATATTCAGGCCGCAACAAGTATTTTTCAAGTGGTATGGCAGCTTACACCGGCAAATTTTAACTAAGGTAACCCACTTCTTTACGCAAAACCAAGCTTCTGAACAGTTATTGGCTGCTTTAAATTTACACAACGTAACAGTAAGTGGCGATACCCGTTTCGACCGTGTGTGGGCTAATGCACTACACCCACGTACTCTGCCCGAAATAGAAGCTTTTAAAAATGACAAACCTGTATTTATAGCAGGCAGCACCTGGCCACAAGATGAAGAATTGATTGCCGGCCTGGTTAAACAGCATACCAACTGGCAGTTCATTATTGCTCCACATGAAATTCACGCAGCCCAGATTAATAAGCTAATCTCCTTACTACCTGCCGGAACAGTCATCAAGTTTTCAGAGATAGCTAATTACCCAACGTCTATATCCGAGAAACAAGTATTGATTATTGATAATATTGGTATGCTATCGGCCTTGTATCAGTATGGTAGTATAGCTTATATAGGGGGTGGGTTTGGTGCGGGTATTCACAACACGCTGGAAGCAGCAGCTTTTGGCCTCCCTGTTATTTTCGGCTCTAATTACGCCAAGTTTAAAGAAGCTCACGATTTGATTGAACAAAAAGCCGGATTCAGCATCCGAAACAATGATGAGTTGCAGGATGTAGTTGACCGATTAATTCAGCACCCTGAGATTTTACAGGAAGCAGGTCAGGCAGCCCATTATTATACGGAGAACCATATTGGTGCGACTGACACTATTATGCGCCAGATTAGGCTTAAAACTTAA
- a CDS encoding HAD family hydrolase, whose amino-acid sequence MIRALILDLDNTIFDTSSISPVIFKDLFALMDKYKNEVGAEKMEEAKTLMSKKAFQILADQYGFNEELREQGMELLRKTTYGYPIVPFTDYSFIKQVHLDKYLVTMGFEKMQQSKIRMLDLHTDFIETIVNDPDQTDETKKDVFQDIIQRNHYKAEEVLVIGDDPDSEIKAGKDLGMPTLLYDPHHEYGEDVADYRIENYKDLQKVIESIQ is encoded by the coding sequence ATGATTCGTGCTTTAATATTGGATTTGGACAATACCATTTTTGATACCTCATCTATCAGCCCTGTTATTTTTAAAGACCTATTTGCTTTAATGGATAAGTATAAGAATGAAGTAGGTGCTGAAAAGATGGAAGAAGCAAAAACACTGATGAGCAAGAAAGCTTTTCAGATTCTTGCTGACCAATATGGCTTTAACGAGGAGCTTAGAGAACAAGGTATGGAACTGCTTCGGAAAACCACCTATGGTTATCCTATAGTGCCGTTTACGGATTACTCGTTCATCAAGCAGGTGCATTTGGATAAGTACCTGGTGACGATGGGGTTTGAAAAAATGCAGCAAAGTAAAATACGGATGCTGGATTTGCATACCGATTTTATAGAAACTATTGTTAACGACCCTGACCAAACTGACGAAACCAAGAAAGATGTTTTTCAGGACATTATACAGCGCAACCACTACAAAGCCGAAGAAGTACTGGTAATTGGTGATGATCCGGATTCGGAAATTAAAGCAGGTAAAGATTTAGGAATGCCTACGTTACTGTACGATCCGCATCATGAGTATGGCGAAGACGTAGCTGATTACCGAATTGAGAACTACAAAGACCTACAAAAAGTCATTGAAAGTATTCAATAA